AATACTCTTCCACTTCCACTTAGTTAGTTACGTAATCCCCCGCCCACTATGGTCTTTATTATGTATGAAAGCCGGACTTAGTTGTAATGCTGCAACGTTCTAATAACGAATGGTATTCATCAACACCTTAGCTCAAGACGATGGCACAAATCAGACGTTTTCCGCCGCATCAGGCACATCTCCGGCGCTCTTCGCGGCGGCACTCGCCGTCTTTGCCCTGCCGAACACGAACTTGACATCAATCTTCTCGACCTTACACCCATTTCCGCGGCCGCAATCCCCGTGGTCGCAATAGAAGTAGGTGTAGAAAACCACCCCgctggtggcggcggcgagggcgtGGAAGGCCACGGCCATACACGCGCCCGTGAGCTGCGAGAAGTGGTAGGCGAAGCCGAACCCGATCGCGGTGGTGAAGATCCAGGCGACGAGCTTGAGCGCCGTGCGACGCGGCCCCCTGTCAGTTGGGGGCGACCTATTCAGCTCGGTCAGGCAGTAGTCGAGCAGGAGGTAGGCGAGGTACACGAAGACGATGAAGACGACCATGGGGGTGTCCCCGTTGACGGAGGCTCGGTAGATGGTGTTGACACTGTTGATGGTAAGGAAAGCGAGGGGGATCGAGCAGGGGAGGCCAGAGtggtcgtcgccgccgccgccgcgattATCGACCCCGGTGTCCGAGGAGGAGACGGGAAGCCTCTGTCGCCTCTGGGCGTTTGTGTGAGCCATTTTTCTTCTTAAGAACACGAGAGATGAGATTATTTTCTTCTCAAGAACACGAGAGATGAGGTTATACAAGTGCACAGCGGAAGTGACGATGTGGGATGTGATATGGGATGGGAACTGAGAAGGATTAGGACTTTTTATAGAGCGGGGGGGTGGATGTGGATGGACGAAGTCGGTCAACCCGGTCCTTGAGGTTCAAGGGCTTTTCCTTTCCTTGAACTTGCAAAGCTGGAGAAGCGCTCCGGAAGCTTCTTAgcggagaatttttttttttgcgtctTTTCCTTGACAATTAGCGGAGAATTTACTCGGCTCTTTTGTGCGTCTTTTCCTTGGGGAAAGGGCGAGGAAGCTACCTACCTCAGTGGCCCACAATCGTCGCTCCAAATTCGAACGGGTCCCACGTGGGACCCACTATCTCTGATGGAATTCAATTAGTTTGTATCCCACGCTTGAACGAGAACGCTTCCACAATGGAGCGGGTTGAGCATGGTAACATCGGCGCTTTGCGGTGCGTGGTGCGGCGATCTTGCACGTACACTCACTTCATTGAGGAGGATCGGGGAACGAGAACTAAACCCTGTTCATGATCACCATCTTTTCCGAGCTAAATCAATCGATATCAACTTAACCCTGATAATAATCGGCAATATATAATGCCGAAATGACTATGAGGCAAGGGCTAATAACAATGCAAGGATGTAACATGGAAATCTTTTCCataaattgtccaaaaattctatTACTCAGTAAAAATACTAGAATATATAAAATGCCCTTCTTTAGTTACACAGTAAAGGCTAAATATTAACAACACAGCTGtatttcatcaatataaatatGGATTAACATAAACGgatcaaaaaaatcctaatcgTGGTTGGAAAAGTTAGAGAAGATTCTCAACAAACGAAACTGATCAACTCTATAGCCCTCGGTCTTACAAACAACTCACTCGAATTTGAACCAATCCCGTCAACGTTTGGTCACCAAATCAAGAACTTtgctctcttttgcttttttcttcccTGCTGTTGATGCTTTCTATGGGTGGGCAACACGCTCTCTATCCTGGGGCTCACACGGGAATGAAGCagcactttctttctttcattttgctttttgaccttttgagtttttgtttttctttgaaattttatattagCTGGGCCCACACAGGTGGACACAATCACAAAATATAAATGACAATGTGAAGGCAAATTCGTCTGCCTtgaattttcagattcaaaATAGAATCGAATAGTTATGATTCAAACCGAACATTTTATACTAAATATGAGAACATTAGGTAACATGGTATGAGATTGCTATGATCATTGCCTCTTTTCGCCTTGtctattattaaaagaaaaacggTGAAGTAGATGGATCTTAGCATTTGCTATGATCCTAGTGCCATGAAATTGTTGGAGTTGTTTCCAAAAGACGTGTTTGACGCATCAGCTTTCTCATTCTCTGTTCTTCTCTTTGTACGTTTGGATTGATTAGTTTCGATGCAATTGTGTCGGGAACGCCGAAAGAGGAAATCTCGAGTCAATACGAAAACTCTCTTTAGAGATCGAAGCAGGAAAGCAGTGGAAACTTCAAGCAAATGTCCAATGCGTCTTCGATGGGGACGGAGGATTGGGGAAAGAGAGCAGAACCAGCCTAGGCATAGCAAGGTGTAGACTTCAACACCGTTTTAAACTTATCGTTGGTGGAATTTTCTTGTGTTATTTATGGGTTACATGTCTTCCTCACGTCCGGTTCGGAGGAATTTTCCTCCAACAATATGTTCTGATATCCTGGACCGACGACAACAACTATATATCGAGGTCAATCTCTAGTCTCCAGCCTCGAAGTAGCCTGAATGGGAGGTCGCCGGAGGGCTTCAATGGCGGTGCAGCGAGGCTGGTGGTAGCAGGGAGAGAAGGTCCAGACAATTAGCCATTGATATTCAcgcaaagaaaaaagaagagagaagagagaggataGAGAGGGGGTGATAGAATTATTTGACTTCTTGGACCTAAACTCTAGAACGTAAAATACGAGAGTATTCCCAACTAagtaaaaaagataaagatttACCTGAAAACTTGGGGGACCATCGAGGGAAGAATGTATGGTAGCTTCTCGCGCCTGGGACGAGATGGATTCTTGTTGTGTCGACTTGTGATTTACATAGTGTCATATAATCGACTTGTCAGCCTAGTACCCTGGTTATAAGACACTCTGAATGGGAGGTCGCCAGAGGGCCTCAATGGCGGTGCAGCGAGGCCGGTGGAGATAGGAAGAGAAGGCCTAGAGAACTAGCCATTGATATTtacatagagaaaaagaaaagaggagagagagaggacacaGAGGGGTGACGGAATTATGAGACTTATGTTTGTTGTGTTTTATTTGCATGGGGGTGGCGGTAAATAAGTTTGATGAAGAACCCATTAATTCGGGCCTCCTTGTCTGAACAAATTCCCTTCTACTCAGGCTGTAGAAAATTTTGGACCTTTATACAGTCAAAAGGGACAATATCTCCTTTCTGAAGCGGGTGTTATATTTTACAGATTCTTTAAAttattatacttttgtcaattcaacccctaatattttaattgtgtcaattgaattctaaacaattttatattttatcaattaagtcaatccgccaattttaatagaaaatcacTGATGTGAATATTAGTTATCTTACGTAATATACCCGATACTAatgcgaaatttttttaatattattttattttactttttcaatttttttgatatttttatcatttccttctttacatttttttttgtactatGACCAGCAATGATCGCCGGCAAGGGCGAGACTCGAGACatccagatctaggcgagggcatCATAGCTCTTGCTAGAGGCCAACGGGGGCTTCCCTACCCTCGCTCATTGACGGGCAAGCTATGAGAAGTGGTAGGTGAAGCCGAACCCGATTGCAGTGGAGAAGATCCAGGCGACCAGCTTGAGCCCCGCAGCCCCCTGTCCGTGGGGGGCAACCTCTCCAGCTCGGTCGGGCAGGAGTCGAGCAGGAGGTAGGCAAGGTACATGGAGGTGATGAAGACGACGATCACGGGGGTGTCGCCGTTGACGGAGGCTCAGTTGAAGGTGCTGACGCTGTTGATGGCAAGGAAAGCGTGGGGGATCGAACAGGGGAGGCTGAAGCAGTCATCCTCACTGCCGCAATTGTCGACCCCGGCGTCTGGCGAAGGGACTGGGAAGAAGCTTTGGTCGCCTCTGGGCGTTCGTGTGCACCATTTTTCATCTTGACAACACGAGATATGAGATCATATAAAGTCAAGCGGAAGTGACGATGCGGGATTGTGATTTGGCATTTATAGAGGGGTGGACGGATGAAAGTCGGTCGACTATGGTCGCCGAGGCTTAAGGGCTTTTCCTTGAACTTGCGCTGCTGCAGGGACAGCTCGAGAATTCACTCGGTTTCTTTTTGAGCGCCTTTTCCATGGACAAGGACGAGGAAGCTACCTAAGCGGGCCAACGTTCGTCACTCGAAAATTTGAGGCTTATCGGACCCCCACGTGGGACCCGGGTGGCGCCATGTGGGACCCGCTATCTCTGGCGGCCCCGATTCAGTCTGTATGTATACCACGCCCCAACGATGACTTCTCCACCGTTGGggcaagctttttttttttggacgaaattAGAACTTTCATTAAAACTTGGAAGCTTACAACCCGATGCTAGAGCGTTGGCATACACAAGGTCTAGGAATAGATAAGGCGGATATATGTTCCAATCCTTAGCGGCCCAGTTAGCCACAGCATTTGCTTCTCGCTTGCATAACCGAACAACTAGGTTTGGGAAAAATGAAAGGGAATTGGTGGCTTCCACGAGCAAAATGCGAGCCTCCCATGGCGGCAGTGCTTCTCCTGTAACAGTAGCAACAACAGTACTACAGTCTGATTCAAGCGTGATCAGAGCCTGATGAAGCTCTTGGTTCAGCAGATGGCAGAGCACGAATGTGAGGGCTTGAAATTCCACGATCAAGGCTGATCCCTGTGGCGATTTTGCACATACGCTTTGTTGAGGATAGGTGGGGAATTAGAACTCAATCTAATCCGTGATCAAATTCCCCCAAATTCCCTCCAAAACTAAACCGATCGAAATCGACTTAACCCAAATATAATCAGCAATATATAATGCCAAAATGACAAGGAGATGAAGGTAAATGATAATATGataatttaacatgaaaacTCAATGCGAGAAAAATTACGGACCGCCCAAAAAATTTCATTACTACTAAAAATAGTAGGATAAAAAAGGTATTTTTCTCTAATCGTACACTAGATACTCAATATCAATAATACAATTGTATTTCTCCAACACAATGTGGATAAAcataaataaagtaaaagaaaaatctaaatgcgattagaaaatttgaagaaaattcttAACGAATGAAACTCGTAGTAACTCGCTCAAATTCGAGCCAATTTCGTCGCATTTGGCCTTCAAATCTGATTCACAAAAAGTCGCAGCTCTCTTTCGCTTTCTGCTCCTTCGTTCTCGGTTCTTCCTTTGGGTGAGCGGCACGCTTTCCCTGGGCTCACACGgcacttttctctttcttccttttgctttttgacattttgacttgtcattttcatttgcttttaACGTTAGCTAGGCCCGGGCCCAGCCAACACACATACGTAAATGAGAGTGCAACGAGAAGCTCAGGTGTgtttggcaatttttatttctattatccggaatacaaatttttattattttattccgaagaataaaaaaaaaacaaacgcatttatttacatttttattttcaagaacaaaaatctatctTTTCGTTTCAGAAACAGATTTAGaacgaaaacaaaaatataaaaaaagacttgtttcttgtttcaaaaacaattaaaaaaaacacttttttctttttttcttttttttttttctttttctttggcggcgagcctcgccgtggctgggcgaggccacGAACCCTCGTcagccggtcaccggccatggcctaGGCTGAAgaccagccaaaaggaagaaagaaaaataaaaagaaggaaaaacaaaataaaaatactaaaaattatataagtttattaaacgtgtttttcattttttctattccaagaacataaattttgtgcaaattaccaaacgcgttcttctgttcaaaaattatttttcagaacaagaaaacaaaaaaatataaaaaaaaacttgtttcttgtttcaaaaacaattctgaaaaacactttttctttttttctttttttttttttttttctttggccgagcctcgccgtggtggtCGGGCGAGGCCACgaaccctcgtcggccggtcaccggccatggcctaGGTGAAgaccagccaaaaggaagaaagaaaaataaaaagaaggaaaaacaaaataaaaatactaaaaaattatataagtttattaaacgtgtttctgttctttttctattccaagaacataaattttgtgcaattaccaaacgcgttcttctgttcaaaaattatttttcagaacaaGAGGAACAATTTCTTATCAACCTCAAATCTTCAAATTATGAGTCAGGTAGTTATGACTCGATTTGAACATTTCATATCAAATGTGAGAACATTAATAAGACCGGGCACCAGATAATCGTAGCAGTCGCCTCCCATGGCCCAATTTATTGCTAAAAGCAAAGGGTGTAGTACATGGACCTTAGCATTTTCCATGATCCAAGTGCCAAGAAATTGTTGAGTTGTTTCCAAAAGACGAGGTTGACGCGATCAGCTTCCGCCACTCTGTgttcttttttaatgtttggATTGATAAGTTTCGATTCAATCTTGTGGAGACGCCGAAATAGGGAATCCGAGTCAATACGAAGACTCTCTTCAAAGATTGAAGCGGGAATGCAATGGAAGTTGCAAGCAAATGTCCAATGCATCTTCAATACGATTGGAGAAAGAGTGTAGAACCAACCTAAGCATAGCATAGCTTAGATAGTACCTACACTGACACTCGATATGCAACACGACACGAGACAACACGACACAATAGGTCGACATGTCATTTATCAAAATATAAAGAATTCCGGCACGTTGGGACATgttatatatgataaattatcatttttataattattttaatcaaattaatttgattcaaattcacaaagaaataactaataataaaatagcctagaatgaatttacattaaaaatattaatccactattcgttaatatcattcattatttcaatttgacaaattcaattgcattttggaggaaaaaataataagcaATCCATATTTTGGACTCATGTATTAGATTGTgttggaagagaagagaaagaaaaacaaactggAGGAGTCAATTGTATGTCACGGGAAGTGAAagttagaatagaaaaaaatattaaacttttattctttcctcaattattatttttattatttatttacatttATACATTTTGACCATTcgtttattgaaaatttttaaattgacaTCACGTGTATCAAAATCACATGTTGGGAATTCCGACAATTTCAAACTCATATGTCGGAATTCCCGATTCACGCGTCGAGAGAGTGTCGGGAGAATTGATCAGGTGTCAGATTTTTCAACACTTATTGAGCGAATGTCGGAGAGTATCGAAATGTCTAATACGACCTGAAAGCTTTTGGAGAGTATCGGTACTTTATAGAACATAGCCCACTCGCTTCTATTCCTACGACCTCGACTATTCATCCAAGGACCGATTAGATGTGTTAGCAAGTTTGCTGGACTGCTCAGGCCGGTCGAATTAGTCTAGACCGGAGGGCGAAATGTGGGAGTCCCTATAATTGACGTCCTTTTCGGGTTGGATTCGTCCTCCTTTGCGCTGCCTAAAACCAGGTCGACATGGAGAAAACTAAGAGTTCTTTTGACGACGGGCGAACTTGCGCAAATTGTAGACCCCAACATTGTTTTAAACTTTTCACCAgcggaattttctttttattagttATGGATTATATGCCTTCCTCAAGTCCAGCTCGGAGTAATTCCTCTAACAATATGTTCTAATATCCCGGACCTCCGACCACGACCACGACATATTGGGGTCGATCTCTAGTCCCCGGCCTTGAAGTAGCCTGAATGAGATCACCGCAGGGCTTCAATGGAGAGCGAAGAGAGGGCAGACAGAGAGGGCTGACATAATTATTAGACTTCCGTTCGTTGCGTTTCATTTGCGTGGGGTGGCGTTAACATGAGTTATGAAGTTTTGACGAAGAGCCCATCAATTAGGGCCCCTCGTCCGGGGAAATTCCCTTCTACTCAGGTTGGACCTTCATATGGTAAGAAGGGGCAACATCTCCTTTCTGAAGTGGGTGTTATATCTACcgagggaaaattatccaattcttttttctttttttttgaactaaccacacttttatcaatttagctataaacatttttatgttttgtcaattgagtttatcaGACTAATGTTGATTGAAATTCGTTGACTGGCACAGTCGACGTTGACGTGaggatttttgaaaatattttaatattttattcaatttttttcctttttttttccttctcttttccttcttcattttttttactatggTTGGCAAGGGTCACCAAGTCCTCATCAGCTGTGGGCAAGGGCCAAGATGCCCAAATCTAGGTAAGACCGGGCGAGGGCTTTGTTGCCCTCGCTagccacaataaaaaaaaaaaaaagaaaaaaaaaaaaaaagagaggaaaatacaagaaaaaaaattaaaaatagaaatattatccaCATCAACGCCAGTTATGCCATTTaggatgagaaaatattaggtaccacAATAATGCTATGTTTAGGCGTGAGTATGGTCTAGGCGGGTGGTTTCCATCTGGGAACTAGGAACTGCTCAATAAGAACTagtttcgaaaaattggaaccgaaaTCCGCCTATTGGTTTCATGGATCTACCTGAGAATCGTCTAGTTCGATTATCGGTAGATCTATGAAACCGATCCCCAATCTTTACAAACTTGCattcataaattaatatcacgatGAACTTGGATTTATTTAAAGCACCAAAGCTTGTTCGGCCTTATATTTGGGTTGAATTGTGAgtcattgattttgattaaggattaAAAACTGTAGGGTGGAACAAATAAACAATACTCATTagttaaaatttaatttctctGAAGTTCATGGTGTGGTCCTCTTAAGGTTTCTCGATACCAAAAACATGTGGGAAATTAAAATCCATGTTGAAAGTCCTAACCTCCATAgaagttaaaacattaatcacttgatcccattttttttcaacatcGACCTACTTTAAACATAGGAATGGCTAATGATAGACCTAATTATACTTTTAAGACGAGTCGTTGACTCTTAATTTTGTATCATGACGACAAAGCGTCACAACATTTATGGACATCTCCAATcgattattttcttcatctacatttgtttattttgttttggttgagaaaacaattaaatagcttattagaataaaaataaaataagtagaGAATTAATCCTACTACACACTCAAtagacaaaattagtcaataatgtccaataactacaaatatacatatacttacacacacacacacatatatattcgatcaaaaaacaacaaaataattaagtaatcaAGAtagaatttatatatttttaaatatatatataccgaTTGGTTCGGTCTAGGTGGGTAGTGAGCGAGCAGTTTCATGCTTAGAACCAGGAACCAGACTGATATTCACTAATTTCACtaaattggaattggaaatCAAATCAGCTCTCATATAAACCACTGATTCTAGTCCCATTTGGTCCAATTTCAGGTTGTCCGAGTGGTTTCTGATTTTTTTACACACCCCTAGCCATGTCAACAAAATACTAGTCCACTCACCTTATGACAAGTGTCGCTCATGACCCACTTGTCAAATTTCTCCctttgtctctctcctctcatttctcttcttcttcattgttttttttttttttttttttgctttttttccctttagcATGTGGTTGATACTTGGCCATGGTCGATGATTAGCCACAAACAATGGCGATGAGGTTGTCGTAGCCCTCATCGCCTACATGCAAGGGTTTGCTTTtgccagatctggtgaggcttgcGACCAAGGCAAGGGATTCCCCTGCCAAATCTGGCATGGGCTGGGAGGTGATAATATTGGAGTCGCTAGGGACCATGAGGATGTAGGGCTGAGGGAAGGCTTTGGGTCATGGACAACATGGGGCTTGGGCTTGTTCTTGGACTAAGGGGGTAGCTGTGAGTGCGACAAATGACATGTGGAGGGAGGAAATGACATTGGAGCCCCAAGGGACCTCGAGAATGTAAAGGCTGAGGGAGCGCTCGGGGTTGCAAGTGATAATGATGAGGGCCCTGGGGAGATTAtaggtgagggagagagagaccatgaagagatgagagagacaaaaagggagaaaaatgtTATAGGCAGCCCACGAGTAACATTTGTCGCATAGTCAATGGATTAGTTTTTTTGCTAACATGACATCACTGTGGAACCTAATATTTTATTACGTAGCATTATTGgtgttcatatcagcaatttttggtattggccaaaatgactcaatttacaaaatatcaaaatattatgacttaattgacacaattaaattattaagactaaattgacaaaaacatGAGATATTAAGAACtttctagataatttttcctattaCAAAATAGAATTCTCAACCTTTGTTCGTGTCACTCAATGTATCATACATCTAATCCCtactacttttttttatttgtctgtTCTATCATAATTCTCAATTCACTATCAAAATTTCGCCTTATCTCTCTGTAGATTATAGAAGTTGAATCCCACATCAAAAATTAAATGTCCCCACCCCCAATTCTCCACTACTCACCTTCTCCTTCTCATGTGGGAAGGTTGACCACCGAAGTAACTCCCCATAATTTCTAAATCATTACTTATTGCAAATGAGGCCAAGCCATGTTAGGCACTTAGATTTGGCTTTAACCGCAACTCAAGCTCGCCCATAACAAGAAATTCATGCTTACTCTTTTTAAGTGAGGCCAGCGTTGTGTTGTATAACTAAATGGACCGCCTAAAAGTTGGGGCTGTCTAGATTGCCATGCCCATGGTTATGGCTAAAACTCAATAGGTGGGGAGAGGATCTCCTTGTCTGCACATGAGGGAAATGTCCAATTGGAGCTATGAAAATAATGTTTGAGGCGCGTGCTAAAATTTTAGAGAATTTGAGATTTCGAAAGATCGGACCGGAAATCCAAAATTACAATTATGATCGTACTGAATTCCCACACAAGACCCGCATGATTAAATGGCTAAAAACGCAATCAACTTCACCCGTGCATATAAATACACCATTGGACTCACGAGCGAGAGCAAGCTGAACCCCGCCTAGCCGTTTCGCCTTGTACCCTGACAAACCGCCGAAGCCTCCCTCCCGACCCCGGCGGCATGGCGTACGGAGGCGCGCCCGGGGGGGCGGGCTCCGCGTCGGCGACGAAGCAGGTGAAGCTGGAGAAGGAGAGCGAGCTGCGGGTCGAGGTCGGCCCCGAGACGCCGCTCCGCGTCCGGCTCGTCTCCGGCACCGCCGAGATCTTCGGCACCGAGATGCCGCCGGAAATCTGGCTCTCCTTCCCTCCCCGCCACAAGTTCGCCGTGAGTCGCCGCCCAAGCTCTCCTGAAACTTTTAATCCCCTTCTCGACTTCTCGTGAAGTAGTTCGCTTCCTAATTGGATTCGCTCGCGCGACGGCCTTGCTTGTAGTGATCAGTGTCTCGGAGATGccgtttgtgattttttttttcttcggtcATTTCGTTTGACCTGCCGGAGCGGCGGCGAGGTTTTGGAAAAGCTCTCTATTGAAGTGCGATGGCttgattttgtgattttctcGATGGAACTTTGATTGAGCTATTGCGTTCGGTTACGTCTAAAACCCTAGCTGCTTCTTCGTTGAGTTTGGCTGAGGCATTTCTGCTGTAAATCTGTCATCAGGTTTTCACTTGGTACGGGGCTACTGTTGAGTTGGATGGCGATACCGAAACTGATTATACCGCCGATGAGGTACTTTTTCGCGCGACGTTcgtttctccttttttttgccCCTCGTTTTGATATGTTCGCCAACGCATTGGCAAGTAAAAGGATGCTGGTGGCTTTGATTGTGTTTAAGTTGCCATAAAAGCTATAGTGATTGGTCTTGGTTTCAT
Above is a window of Eucalyptus grandis isolate ANBG69807.140 chromosome 9, ASM1654582v1, whole genome shotgun sequence DNA encoding:
- the LOC104419344 gene encoding uncharacterized protein LOC104419344; the protein is MAHTNAQRRQRLPVSSSDTGVDNRGGGGDDHSGLPCSIPLAFLTINSVNTIYRASVNGDTPMVVFIVFVYLAYLLLDYCLTELNRSPPTDRGPRRTALKLVAWIFTTAIGFGFAYHFSQLTGACMAVAFHALAAATSGVVFYTYFYCDHGDCGRGNGCKVEKIDVKFVFGRAKTASAAAKSAGDVPDAAENV